The following coding sequences are from one Triticum aestivum cultivar Chinese Spring chromosome 5A, IWGSC CS RefSeq v2.1, whole genome shotgun sequence window:
- the LOC123106325 gene encoding uncharacterized protein, which produces MGQEEDALTVAFSWEQELGMPESPRKPPVILSWELEPAVKKPVSTVEGRGGGMREGQRKVPALARRLSVPPPPGRPAARGYSRAVRPEDDPFLAAYLACTKSGGDGDGRKMKTAPTREAKGQRRWSGLGRGLGALSCKRSNGVVEQSMVRMAKLPGLDPRDA; this is translated from the coding sequence ATGGGGCAGGAAGAGGACGCCCTGACCGTGGCCTTCTCGTGGGAGCAGGAGCTGGGCATGCCAGAGAGCCCGAGGAAGCCGCCGGTGATCTTGTCGTGGGAGCTCGAGCCGGCCGTGAAGAAGCCGGTCTCGACGGTTGAAGGACGTGGTGGTGGCATGCGGGAGGGCCAGAGGAAGGTGCCGGCGCTGGCGAGGCGGCTGTCCGTGCCGCCGCCCCCGGGCAGGCCGGCGGCGAGGGGCTACTCGAGGGCCGTCCGGCCTGAGGACGACCCGTTCCTGGCGGCGTACCTGGCCTGCACcaagagcggcggcgacggcgacggcaggaAGATGAAGACCGCACCAACAAGGGAGGCCAAGGGCCAGAGGCGGTGGAGCGGGCTCGGGCGTGGGCTCGGCGCGCTGTCGTGCAAGAGGTCCAACGGCGTGGTGGAGCAGAGCATGGTGAGGATGGCCAAGCTGCCCGGGCTGGATCCCAGGGATGCTTAA